From Chelatococcus sp. YT9, a single genomic window includes:
- a CDS encoding ABC transporter permease, with the protein MDNSNCVHVGTRPDDPNTGMHVTAGTGCFGDGIMVVAESAEEVVKRRRLPRLNLPLLAGGILFTAIFVLLLGLPIVVPLDPEALDYAMILTGPSAEHWLGTDALGRDLLARIVYGGHNSLTIGALVMLVTAVVGTVIGLIAGTIRKLDGLLMRSMDVLMAFPALLLALAILAAFGNTALNVVLALSLVYIPRTARIVRGEALVLREQTYVEAAEAIGVSRPRVLLVHILPGILPALMVQETFLFAYAILGEAGLSFVGLGLQPPEPSWGNILGEARSSFQQASWLIFYPGLALGLTVLSLNLLGDGLGQAIDPKRRQQ; encoded by the coding sequence ATGGATAATTCCAACTGCGTCCATGTCGGAACGAGGCCGGACGATCCGAACACCGGGATGCATGTGACGGCCGGAACAGGCTGTTTTGGGGACGGGATCATGGTGGTGGCGGAAAGCGCGGAAGAGGTGGTTAAAAGGCGGCGCCTTCCGCGCCTGAACCTTCCGCTTCTTGCTGGAGGCATCCTGTTCACCGCCATCTTTGTCCTGTTGCTTGGGCTGCCGATCGTTGTTCCGCTTGATCCGGAGGCCCTCGACTATGCGATGATCCTGACCGGGCCGTCCGCCGAGCATTGGCTTGGTACGGACGCATTGGGCCGCGACCTTCTAGCGCGTATCGTCTACGGTGGTCATAACAGTCTCACGATCGGCGCGTTGGTGATGCTGGTTACGGCCGTTGTCGGCACGGTCATCGGTCTCATCGCCGGCACGATCCGCAAGCTCGACGGGCTCTTGATGCGGTCAATGGACGTGCTGATGGCGTTTCCGGCGCTGCTTCTGGCGTTGGCCATTCTCGCGGCCTTCGGCAATACGGCGCTGAATGTCGTTCTAGCCCTTTCGCTCGTCTACATTCCGCGCACAGCCCGGATCGTGCGCGGCGAAGCGCTCGTTCTGCGCGAGCAGACCTATGTGGAGGCTGCGGAGGCGATCGGAGTGTCGCGCCCGCGCGTTCTGCTCGTGCACATTCTGCCAGGGATCCTTCCGGCGCTGATGGTTCAGGAAACATTCCTCTTCGCCTACGCTATTCTGGGTGAGGCCGGGTTGAGCTTCGTCGGCCTCGGGCTGCAGCCGCCCGAACCGAGCTGGGGCAATATCCTCGGCGAGGCGCGATCGAGCTTTCAGCAGGCATCCTGGCTGATCTTCTATCCAGGTCTTGCCCTCGGCCTCACCGTGCTCTCGCTCAATCTTCTCGGCGATGGGCTCGGCCAGGCGATCGATCCGAAGAGGAGGCAGCAATGA
- a CDS encoding amidohydrolase family protein, whose protein sequence is MTGAALIRSAAVFLDERGMLVPDQDILVEAGRIIHVGPRDEIASHYAAAGARVVDLGGLFVFPGLMNSHVHFAFNGTDNVREVYLAETPEERVARALDNARVMALSGVTTARDCGSDIPVMQAMLAAADEGEAVLPNLLMCGPPITAVCGHLHYMGGEATTSDEVRALVRKTHAAGARSAKVMATGGQMTPGTLPEVAAFELAELTALVEEARRLDMSTVSHCLSSEGTIRSARAGFDSIEHCAFFERTSEGWLERAYRQDVTDAIRASGSAVMMGLAASTNALERVRATGEGSPHEHFRLAQERRMMKIFKDMADQGVPMICGTDAGTAATPFDETWREVVMMVEAGLTPLQAIRNATTIVARAMRIGHEAGAIRAGLRADLIALADNPLDDPAAFRTPAWVMVRGREILSPQ, encoded by the coding sequence ATGACTGGTGCGGCGCTCATCCGTTCGGCCGCAGTTTTCCTCGATGAGCGAGGGATGCTTGTACCTGATCAGGATATCCTGGTCGAAGCCGGCCGGATCATCCATGTCGGACCGCGCGACGAGATTGCGTCCCACTACGCTGCCGCCGGGGCGAGGGTCGTCGATCTGGGTGGGCTGTTCGTCTTTCCCGGCCTGATGAACAGTCACGTTCATTTCGCCTTCAACGGCACGGACAACGTCCGGGAGGTCTATCTGGCGGAAACGCCGGAAGAGCGTGTTGCGCGGGCGCTCGACAACGCCCGCGTTATGGCGTTGAGCGGCGTCACCACCGCGCGCGACTGCGGCTCCGATATTCCCGTGATGCAGGCGATGCTGGCCGCCGCGGATGAGGGGGAGGCGGTGCTCCCCAATCTTCTGATGTGCGGGCCGCCAATAACAGCCGTATGCGGTCACCTCCATTATATGGGCGGCGAGGCGACGACCAGTGACGAGGTGAGGGCGCTCGTCCGTAAGACCCACGCCGCCGGTGCGCGCAGCGCCAAGGTTATGGCGACCGGCGGACAGATGACGCCCGGCACCCTGCCCGAAGTGGCCGCCTTTGAATTGGCCGAGCTCACCGCCTTGGTCGAGGAAGCTAGGCGCCTCGACATGTCGACCGTCTCCCATTGCCTGTCGTCCGAGGGCACGATTCGCAGCGCGCGCGCCGGCTTCGACAGCATCGAGCATTGCGCCTTCTTCGAGCGCACGAGTGAGGGATGGCTCGAGAGGGCCTATCGCCAGGATGTCACGGATGCGATCCGCGCCAGCGGTTCGGCCGTGATGATGGGACTAGCTGCCAGCACGAATGCGCTGGAACGGGTGCGCGCGACCGGCGAGGGTTCGCCTCATGAACATTTCCGTCTCGCGCAGGAGCGGCGGATGATGAAGATCTTCAAGGACATGGCGGATCAAGGCGTTCCGATGATCTGCGGCACCGATGCGGGTACGGCCGCCACACCGTTCGACGAGACCTGGCGCGAAGTGGTCATGATGGTCGAGGCGGGCCTAACACCGCTTCAAGCCATCCGCAATGCCACGACTATTGTCGCCCGCGCCATGCGGATCGGTCATGAGGCCGGGGCGATCCGCGCGGGGCTGCGCGCTGACCTGATCGCCCTCGCAGACAATCCTCTCGATGATCCAGCAGCCTTCCGCACGCCCGCATGGGTGATGGTGCGCGGCCGCGAGATCCTGTCTCCTCAATGA
- a CDS encoding pyridoxal-phosphate dependent enzyme, with protein sequence MTDDLDRAWLTNVKTGMRYPIGPTLRAPDDGGELSVTFDLDAAADVFGVRWKTTGSMWERFGAVLTPFDQSHVVSIGEGNTPLVRSQRFARELGLKNLFFKLEGSNPTGSFKDRQMSVAISMGRSWGRRRYATVSSGNVGNALSAYCAKAGYDAIVLVAEDTADGKRDQISVYGAQLYLVPAPVSGHVRRYWQLYANLGAFCAARDIVPMISARPVNPFMVEGTKTIAFEIAASLGQVPDVMYCCVGGGGLLGGVYKGFQELVGLSQATSIPVIHGGQRIDRNYAPIDKLHEEPYASGDYYLPLDGDWADGAIRATGGTLTPLGANEIAEAQTWLATKEGIFAEPQGAYAAAALMAAARRGEVDPEATITCVITGIGLKDMGAARRFAEFAPQRAPIRVTGLDNLTI encoded by the coding sequence ATGACCGACGATCTCGACCGCGCATGGCTGACCAATGTGAAGACGGGCATGCGATACCCAATCGGTCCGACCTTGCGAGCGCCGGACGACGGCGGCGAATTGAGCGTGACCTTCGATCTCGATGCAGCTGCCGACGTGTTCGGCGTGCGATGGAAGACGACGGGCTCAATGTGGGAGCGCTTTGGCGCGGTACTGACGCCCTTTGACCAGTCGCATGTGGTCAGCATCGGCGAGGGCAACACCCCCCTTGTACGCTCACAACGCTTCGCCCGCGAGTTAGGGCTGAAGAACTTGTTCTTCAAGCTGGAGGGATCTAACCCGACAGGCTCGTTCAAGGACCGCCAGATGTCGGTGGCGATCAGCATGGGCCGCTCCTGGGGGCGCCGCCGCTATGCCACCGTCTCATCGGGTAATGTCGGCAATGCGCTGTCCGCCTACTGCGCCAAGGCGGGCTATGACGCGATCGTTCTGGTGGCTGAGGACACCGCAGACGGGAAGCGGGACCAGATCAGCGTCTATGGCGCCCAGCTCTATCTGGTACCGGCGCCGGTATCGGGCCATGTCCGCCGGTACTGGCAGCTTTATGCCAACCTCGGCGCGTTCTGCGCGGCTCGCGACATCGTTCCCATGATCTCAGCGCGGCCGGTGAATCCCTTCATGGTCGAGGGGACCAAGACCATTGCCTTCGAGATCGCCGCGAGCCTCGGCCAGGTGCCGGATGTCATGTACTGCTGCGTCGGCGGCGGTGGCCTGCTTGGGGGCGTCTACAAGGGTTTCCAGGAACTCGTCGGCCTCTCGCAGGCAACCTCCATTCCCGTCATTCACGGCGGGCAGCGGATCGACCGCAACTATGCGCCCATCGACAAGCTGCATGAGGAGCCCTACGCTTCCGGTGACTATTACCTGCCGCTCGACGGCGACTGGGCTGATGGCGCGATCCGCGCGACCGGTGGCACGCTGACACCGCTCGGTGCCAACGAGATTGCCGAAGCGCAGACCTGGCTGGCGACCAAGGAAGGTATCTTTGCCGAGCCGCAGGGCGCCTACGCGGCCGCAGCCTTGATGGCGGCCGCGCGTCGCGGGGAGGTCGATCCCGAGGCGACCATCACCTGCGTCATTACCGGAATTGGTCTCAAAGATATGGGCGCAGCACGGCGCTTCGCCGAATTCGCGCCCCAGCGAGCGCCCATCAGGGTGACAGGATTGGACAACCTGACGATTTGA
- a CDS encoding ABC transporter substrate-binding protein produces the protein MKNMPVSALLGCLLLVGASPVAYAACEAQGGKIQAAMTTNASTMDAILSTTNASRQVAIYLFESLVTYDDNYQVIPQLAERWVRSDDGLTYTFTLRDGIKFHNGKTLTADDVTASIQRFLKVSPGAGRFKNVQSVETVDPKTVRFTLKADFPFLSNLAIPSPTVAIYPSEIVAKYGDKEVTGADIIGTGPYKLNRWQPDVSISMTKFPDYVTDTRFKGPTGFGGARTACADEVNFLPVPEEAARVAGLQTGDFDFAEAISITAVPQLEGDKALKVEIVKPRWAILLELDHKDPWIAKKPFRKALEAAVNPEQILQAASFGRKDYYRVQPSIFFPEQKQWYSEAGAQAYNAPSPDTVKKLLAEAGYKGEPIVFITNQNYSWMFKASQALAAQWQKAGINVKLELMDWPSQIKRAQEKADWAINQTGWSPRLDPFQTLSSLQCGTVSAFGYCNQEMESALAKVNSGLPDDERTKAWEDVQRIVWDDLPVIRIGDYFEPEGTRATLKGYIPFYVTPRFWDVSQTKK, from the coding sequence ATGAAAAACATGCCTGTCTCAGCATTGCTCGGCTGTCTGCTGCTCGTCGGTGCCTCGCCTGTCGCCTATGCTGCATGCGAGGCCCAGGGCGGAAAGATCCAGGCTGCGATGACGACAAACGCATCAACCATGGATGCGATCCTGTCGACGACTAATGCAAGCCGCCAGGTGGCGATTTACTTGTTCGAATCTCTCGTTACCTATGACGACAACTATCAAGTTATCCCGCAACTCGCCGAGAGGTGGGTGCGCAGTGATGATGGGCTCACCTATACTTTTACGCTGCGCGACGGCATCAAGTTCCACAACGGCAAGACATTGACCGCCGACGACGTCACGGCGTCCATTCAGCGGTTCCTGAAGGTCTCCCCCGGTGCGGGCCGGTTCAAGAACGTGCAATCCGTGGAGACGGTCGATCCGAAGACGGTCAGGTTTACCCTGAAAGCGGATTTTCCCTTTCTGAGCAATCTTGCCATCCCATCGCCAACGGTGGCGATCTACCCCTCCGAAATCGTCGCCAAGTACGGCGACAAGGAGGTGACGGGTGCCGATATCATCGGGACGGGACCCTACAAGCTCAATCGCTGGCAACCCGACGTCAGCATAAGCATGACCAAATTCCCTGACTACGTCACCGATACGCGCTTCAAGGGCCCGACCGGATTCGGCGGTGCGCGGACGGCATGCGCGGATGAGGTGAATTTCCTGCCGGTGCCAGAGGAAGCAGCACGTGTGGCTGGGCTCCAGACCGGCGATTTTGACTTTGCCGAGGCAATCTCGATCACCGCTGTGCCGCAGCTTGAGGGCGACAAGGCGCTGAAGGTGGAAATCGTGAAGCCGCGCTGGGCAATTCTGCTTGAACTCGATCACAAGGACCCCTGGATCGCGAAAAAGCCCTTCCGCAAGGCGCTGGAGGCAGCGGTCAACCCCGAACAAATTCTTCAGGCCGCCTCTTTCGGTCGCAAAGACTACTACCGGGTTCAGCCGAGCATTTTCTTCCCGGAGCAGAAGCAATGGTATTCAGAAGCCGGAGCGCAAGCCTACAACGCTCCAAGTCCCGATACCGTAAAGAAGCTCCTCGCCGAAGCGGGGTATAAGGGCGAACCGATCGTTTTCATCACCAATCAGAACTACAGTTGGATGTTCAAGGCGAGCCAGGCGCTTGCGGCGCAATGGCAGAAGGCCGGCATTAACGTGAAGCTGGAGCTGATGGATTGGCCCTCCCAGATCAAGCGCGCGCAGGAGAAGGCAGATTGGGCGATCAACCAGACAGGCTGGTCTCCGCGCCTGGATCCCTTCCAGACGCTGTCGTCCCTGCAATGCGGTACCGTCTCTGCCTTTGGCTATTGCAACCAGGAGATGGAGAGCGCGCTCGCAAAGGTCAACTCGGGCTTGCCGGATGATGAACGCACGAAGGCCTGGGAGGATGTGCAGCGCATTGTGTGGGACGATCTTCCCGTTATCCGCATCGGTGACTATTTTGAACCGGAAGGCACGCGCGCCACTTTGAAGGGCTACATCCCCTTCTACGTCACACCGCGCTTCTGGGACGTGTCCCAGACAAAGAAATAG
- a CDS encoding ABC transporter permease, translating to MFNMIVRRLILFVPMWIAVSVLSFVIVHATPGDPAAGFVGQDTGAEGLAIARARLGLDRPYIEQLGLWVAGSLTGDLGNSFFLGRSVADAIIERLPVTFSLGLLALLVAIVVGVPLGIIAALSPNSWKDASTIGVSLTFLSIPEFVVGMLLIYLLGVEWRLFPIGRYEPLSDGLLPWLHHLALPALALGLSQSALLARMTRASLLQVLEADFIRTARAKGLPERIVIGKHAFRNAIITIITIIGLSLALLLSGAFITETLFQLPGIGSLGVQAVLRRDYPVIQGLLLVASSFVLIVNMLVDVVYRLLNPMIDND from the coding sequence ATGTTCAACATGATCGTGCGCCGACTGATCCTCTTCGTTCCGATGTGGATCGCTGTCAGCGTTCTCTCCTTCGTCATTGTGCACGCGACGCCCGGCGACCCCGCCGCCGGGTTCGTCGGACAGGACACAGGCGCGGAGGGGCTGGCTATAGCGCGTGCGCGGCTCGGCCTTGATCGCCCCTATATTGAGCAGCTCGGCCTATGGGTTGCCGGGTCCCTGACGGGCGATCTTGGCAACTCGTTCTTCCTCGGCAGGTCGGTGGCTGATGCCATCATCGAGCGGCTGCCGGTCACCTTCAGTCTCGGTCTCCTCGCCCTCCTTGTTGCCATTGTCGTTGGCGTACCTTTGGGCATCATCGCCGCCTTGTCGCCGAACAGCTGGAAGGATGCGTCGACTATCGGCGTGTCATTGACATTCCTGAGCATTCCGGAATTCGTCGTCGGCATGTTGCTGATTTATTTGCTCGGCGTCGAATGGCGGCTCTTCCCCATTGGTCGTTATGAGCCGCTGAGTGACGGGCTGTTGCCATGGCTCCATCACCTGGCTCTGCCGGCACTCGCCCTTGGTCTGTCCCAATCGGCACTTCTCGCCCGGATGACACGCGCCAGTCTGTTGCAGGTATTGGAAGCCGATTTCATCCGCACCGCGCGGGCCAAGGGCCTGCCCGAGCGGATCGTGATCGGCAAGCATGCCTTCCGCAACGCGATCATCACGATCATCACGATCATCGGCCTGTCTCTGGCACTGCTTCTGAGCGGCGCCTTCATCACCGAGACGCTTTTCCAGCTTCCCGGCATCGGCAGCCTGGGGGTGCAGGCCGTGCTGCGGCGCGATTATCCCGTGATCCAAGGCCTGCTGCTCGTGGCATCGTCCTTCGTGCTCATCGTCAATATGCTGGTCGACGTCGTCTATCGGCTCCTCAATCCCATGATCGACAATGACTGA
- a CDS encoding amidohydrolase family protein: MTDSLWIRADHLWSDREGRFSPGLLRIEGGLITARAEAPYTPPAGARVVDMGQRYLLPGLINTHVHLEFSASPKPLDEFYAENDEERLMRAMGNAHRMLLSGVTTIRDCGSSWSMLALARRPDLAPVPLPTILCSGPPMTVPAGHLHFMHGIVENDEDILNHIDRIEADGGRSVKVMASGGAMTPGSDPVQTVFSQDKLDLIASEAKRRNLPSVSHVLSTESIRRSALAHMDSLEHCAFYERDAHGMMVRRYDADVAAVVRDSGSAMMANLSTATRSLDALRARGATTAQEAHALRQFDVMVENFGKFVALGVPMVCGNDAGVRDTPFEDTWMEISWLQRGGLTAAQSIRAATSQAARTLLIDKEVGQLEPSLTADVIAVESNPLDDREAFRDVVFVMKAGDIVVDRT; encoded by the coding sequence ATGACTGACAGTCTCTGGATACGCGCTGACCATCTTTGGAGCGACCGCGAAGGTCGCTTCTCGCCCGGCTTGCTCCGCATCGAAGGCGGCCTCATCACAGCGCGTGCCGAAGCGCCGTATACCCCGCCGGCCGGCGCCCGTGTGGTCGATATGGGCCAGCGCTACCTGCTGCCCGGGCTGATCAATACCCATGTGCATCTCGAATTCAGCGCGTCCCCAAAGCCTCTCGACGAGTTCTACGCGGAGAATGACGAGGAGCGGCTGATGCGGGCCATGGGCAATGCCCATCGCATGCTCTTGAGTGGGGTGACGACGATCCGCGACTGCGGCTCAAGCTGGTCGATGCTCGCGCTCGCGCGTAGGCCAGACCTGGCACCCGTGCCGCTACCGACGATCCTGTGTTCCGGCCCACCCATGACGGTTCCCGCCGGGCACCTGCACTTCATGCACGGGATCGTGGAGAACGACGAAGATATTCTCAACCATATCGACCGCATTGAAGCCGATGGCGGGCGCAGTGTGAAGGTTATGGCGAGCGGGGGGGCCATGACACCTGGATCTGATCCGGTACAGACGGTCTTTTCGCAGGACAAGCTGGACCTTATTGCCAGTGAGGCGAAGCGACGCAATTTGCCGAGCGTCTCGCACGTGCTGTCGACCGAGAGTATCCGGCGTTCAGCCCTGGCGCACATGGATAGCCTGGAACATTGCGCGTTCTATGAGCGCGACGCCCACGGCATGATGGTTCGCCGTTATGATGCCGACGTTGCCGCCGTTGTGCGCGACAGCGGCTCGGCGATGATGGCCAATCTCTCCACCGCCACACGGTCACTGGATGCCCTCCGCGCGCGGGGAGCGACCACGGCTCAGGAGGCCCATGCACTCCGCCAGTTCGACGTGATGGTGGAGAACTTTGGCAAATTCGTCGCCCTTGGCGTGCCGATGGTCTGCGGCAATGACGCCGGGGTTCGCGATACGCCTTTTGAAGACACCTGGATGGAGATTTCCTGGCTTCAGCGCGGCGGGCTCACAGCCGCTCAGTCCATTCGGGCCGCAACCTCACAGGCGGCGAGAACGCTCCTCATCGACAAGGAGGTAGGCCAGCTTGAACCATCGCTGACAGCCGATGTGATCGCGGTCGAGAGCAATCCGCTCGACGACAGGGAGGCCTTCCGGGATGTCGTCTTCGTTATGAAGGCTGGTGATATAGTCGTTGACAGGACGTGA
- a CDS encoding MFS transporter → MMAQVSALILATSLVQLANGFFTTWLALRLGLESFDPAFEGAVMSAYFVGFTIGSVSCGRLIQRIGHIRSYAAFGGIVIAASAGMALVTDLAVWGLLRAMIGFGCVGLFVTTESWLNAKAPPDSRGRVFATYMVGTFLALALGQLLIGQLPIYGSIALNVIVMLFAIALAIVSATRAEAPAIVREAGLSYGDLIRSAPLAAIGCAIGGMISATFYAVLPAWMQASEIPQSTISLLMLSTVLGGLAFQVPIGWLSDRVDRRILLGGLAVGFAIVAAALPSLPRSLVVVLPAAALLGGFMSTLYPVCVSHAMDNMAAERAVAISGRLIRISGLGSTFGPIAGSWIMGRLDIDGVLYFMAVAAGVLAATALSRAFTRPEAAHEERPFSVVAPQAVHVAPPSANSKPSAM, encoded by the coding sequence ATGATGGCGCAGGTTAGCGCCCTGATCTTGGCCACGAGCCTGGTTCAACTCGCCAACGGTTTTTTCACCACGTGGCTAGCCTTGCGACTTGGCCTCGAAAGCTTTGACCCTGCTTTTGAAGGCGCTGTCATGAGCGCCTACTTCGTTGGATTCACGATCGGCTCAGTGAGTTGCGGACGGTTGATCCAGCGGATCGGCCATATCCGGAGCTACGCCGCGTTTGGCGGGATCGTCATCGCCGCGTCAGCCGGGATGGCGCTTGTCACCGATCTGGCTGTATGGGGGCTGCTCAGAGCGATGATCGGCTTTGGCTGCGTAGGGCTGTTCGTGACAACCGAGAGCTGGCTGAATGCGAAAGCGCCTCCTGACTCCCGTGGCCGCGTGTTTGCGACTTATATGGTCGGCACCTTTCTGGCGCTCGCCCTCGGCCAGTTGCTGATCGGCCAGTTGCCGATCTATGGCAGCATCGCGCTGAATGTGATCGTCATGCTGTTCGCCATCGCCCTCGCAATAGTCAGCGCGACCCGCGCGGAAGCGCCAGCCATCGTCCGGGAGGCCGGCCTGTCTTATGGCGATCTCATTCGCTCCGCGCCACTGGCCGCGATCGGCTGCGCGATCGGGGGAATGATCAGCGCAACGTTCTATGCCGTGCTGCCTGCCTGGATGCAGGCCAGTGAAATCCCGCAATCCACGATTTCCCTGTTGATGCTGAGCACGGTCCTTGGTGGTCTCGCTTTCCAGGTGCCGATCGGCTGGCTGTCCGATCGAGTGGACCGGCGGATCTTGCTTGGAGGATTGGCCGTGGGCTTTGCAATCGTCGCGGCGGCCCTTCCCAGCCTGCCGCGCTCCCTGGTTGTCGTTTTGCCCGCCGCGGCCCTGCTCGGGGGTTTCATGTCGACGCTCTATCCAGTCTGCGTTTCCCACGCAATGGACAATATGGCAGCCGAACGAGCGGTCGCGATCAGTGGCCGGCTCATTCGGATCAGCGGACTGGGCTCCACTTTCGGTCCTATCGCCGGATCGTGGATCATGGGACGGCTCGATATCGACGGGGTCCTCTACTTCATGGCAGTGGCAGCCGGGGTGCTGGCCGCCACGGCCTTGTCGCGCGCCTTCACGCGGCCGGAGGCGGCGCATGAGGAACGGCCATTTTCCGTTGTGGCGCCTCAGGCGGTCCATGTTGCTCCCCCTTCGGCAAACTCCAAGCCTTCTGCCATGTGA
- a CDS encoding GntP family permease, whose translation MGLIGILVALALLIWLAYRGWSVLMVAPLAGLAAAFIAGEPILPHWTQTFMPGAARFVAQWFPIFLLGGLFGKLMDDSGSIASIANFLTRRLGTKRTILSVVLASAIVTYGGVSVFVAFFVLVPMAQRMFEAADIPRRLMPATIGLGAFTFTMTALPGTPSVNNAIPMPYFGTTTFAAPGIGIIASAITLAFGLWWLARQEAAARLAGEGFGVKAEVPTPIDQKLRDQATATGDFDPAELEHGKRAEAYPPFALAALPLVVVIVVNFLMALVVLPRLDFSFLSEPAWGATNFSAVGGIWSVMLALAAANLTVILVNFRRMPNLMESLDAGANSAALPMLMIASLVGFGAIIAALPAFAQVRDAVLAIPGGPLISLTVAMNTLAALTGTASGGSAIALNALGDHFLSLATTYGIDPALMHRVTVISAGTLDALPHNGTVLMLLQISKLTHAESYKDMIMTVIVGVVISLIAILVLGSFVGSF comes from the coding sequence GTGGGACTTATTGGGATCCTTGTCGCGTTAGCGTTGCTGATCTGGCTTGCCTATCGTGGGTGGAGCGTCCTGATGGTGGCTCCACTCGCTGGGCTCGCCGCGGCGTTCATCGCTGGCGAGCCGATCCTCCCCCATTGGACGCAGACCTTCATGCCTGGGGCGGCGCGTTTTGTCGCCCAGTGGTTCCCCATATTCCTGCTGGGCGGGCTCTTTGGCAAGCTGATGGACGATAGCGGCTCGATTGCCTCGATCGCCAATTTTCTGACGCGGCGCCTGGGAACCAAGAGGACCATACTGTCCGTCGTGCTCGCGTCAGCCATCGTAACCTACGGCGGCGTCAGCGTATTCGTCGCGTTTTTCGTCCTCGTGCCGATGGCCCAGCGCATGTTCGAGGCAGCCGATATTCCACGGCGCCTCATGCCCGCCACCATTGGTCTCGGCGCGTTCACGTTCACGATGACAGCGCTGCCAGGGACGCCTTCGGTCAACAACGCGATCCCGATGCCGTATTTCGGAACGACGACCTTCGCCGCTCCGGGCATCGGCATCATCGCCTCGGCGATCACGCTCGCTTTCGGGTTGTGGTGGCTCGCCCGCCAGGAGGCTGCGGCGAGGCTCGCGGGCGAAGGGTTCGGCGTTAAGGCCGAGGTCCCTACCCCGATCGACCAGAAGCTGCGCGATCAGGCCACGGCAACGGGCGATTTCGATCCGGCCGAGCTTGAGCATGGGAAGAGGGCTGAAGCTTACCCGCCTTTCGCGTTGGCCGCGCTGCCGCTCGTCGTGGTTATCGTTGTGAATTTTCTAATGGCGCTCGTCGTGCTTCCGCGCCTCGATTTCTCGTTCCTGTCGGAGCCGGCGTGGGGGGCCACTAACTTCAGCGCGGTTGGTGGTATCTGGTCGGTGATGCTGGCCCTCGCCGCTGCGAACCTGACCGTCATCCTCGTGAACTTCCGCCGCATGCCCAATCTCATGGAGAGCCTCGACGCAGGCGCGAATTCCGCGGCCCTGCCTATGCTCATGATCGCGAGCTTGGTCGGCTTCGGGGCGATCATCGCAGCCCTTCCGGCCTTCGCGCAGGTTCGAGATGCCGTACTCGCAATTCCTGGCGGCCCATTGATTTCGCTCACTGTGGCGATGAACACGCTGGCGGCTTTGACGGGGACCGCGTCAGGAGGCTCGGCAATTGCGCTAAACGCACTCGGCGATCATTTCCTGAGCTTGGCGACCACGTACGGCATCGATCCCGCGCTGATGCACCGGGTAACGGTGATCAGCGCCGGAACGTTAGATGCACTTCCTCACAATGGCACCGTGCTGATGCTTCTGCAGATCAGCAAGTTGACGCATGCTGAAAGCTACAAGGACATGATCATGACGGTGATCGTCGGCGTAGTCATTTCGCTGATCGCCATTCTTGTTCTGGGATCGTTTGTCGGATCCTTCTAG